The sequence ATTTTAAACTTAACTATGTCAAATTTTATCCTACTGTATACATGAATCTTACATGGAATGTGAATAGCAGGTGCAAAGGATTTatgaaaaatttatagaaaaaactCAATATTGAAAATATTCTACCGATTTACATTTTCCCTGTAAATTTAGAAAAGATTACAGTAATTCATTTTTAGCAGAATACCTCTCCTTCAGCATGTGCAATCCCAGTGCTCTCCAGAAGCAATGTTAACATTTCAGTAACATTAAAATTAGGAGTACACATTGAATATACACTGTATAATGACACCACAAATACAAAAAACCAACAGTACAGGGCACATGTTAAACTCTAACTAGTATCCCCATCTTGTTTAAGGAAACCTaaattttgaagtataattgactaaACAAACTTAAAtcttgaaacattaaaaaattcctttttaaaagttcttcacaagattttttttcccaattcttCAGTTATATTTAAGAGATAAGAAGCAACCATCACATATGCATCAGGTTTAAAGCAGCAATCTACTCTGAGATTTGCCTGCTTTCTtgtcatcctgctgctgctgctgctaagtctcttcagtcgtgtccgactctgtgtgaccccatagacagcagcccaccaggctccgctgtccctgggattctccaggcaagaacactggagtggcttgccatttccttctccaacacatgaaggtgaaaagtgaaagtgaagtcgctcagtcatgtacgactttgcgaccccatgaactgcagcctaccaggctcctccatccatgggattttccaggcaagagtactggagcgggttgccattgcctactccggTCGTTTCAGCTTAGAGTTCAATAATTTTGGGAACATCACAGTAAATAAAGTGCATTTAAACATATATTATGTTTACAATCtaactgttgttattgttcagttgctaagtcatgtctgactctgtgataccacggactgtagcatgccaggatcctttgtcctccactaacCCATTactataggatttttaaaaaattgaaattttgtaTTAGAAAATTTGGTATATCAGTATTTcctgcatatatttaaaaaaacagaagtgagCAGGATTaatcatttgggggaaaaatgacTGTGGAGAATCTAAAATCAAGAGCAATAATTCTCAAAATAAGGCAGGATATAAATGGCAGTAAACGGCTTTCACATCCATAATTTCAACAGCCCCTAAGAATTAATGTGATGAATGCAGATTAACCACCCTTAGTTTATAGCCAAGAACAGATCCAGAAAAGGTCAACGgtactaacttaaaaaaaaaaattccttttcaagTATTTGCTATGTGACTAGGTACCCTGCCAGGTACTGAGGGCACAAAATGAACAAGCAAGCAAAAGGCGGAAAAAAGGTATCTGTCTGCAAGGAGCTGAATAGTCTGGCCCAAACTAACTAAACCAGTAACCACCAAAGATGGTTTAACTCCTACTTGGTTTATTCCTTCACTTTGTATCTGATTTCAAGGTAAGGATGAAcacagaaggggcttcccaggtggctcaccggtaaagaatctgcctgccagtgcaggagacacaggagatgcaggttcgatccctgggtcaggaagatcccctgtaagagtaaatggcaatccactccaggattcttgccaggataatcccatggacagaggagcctggcaggctatacagcccatggggttgcaaagagcccaacacaactgagcacactccCATGAACACAGAAGAAAGCTTAGTAGGTGGATCAGGACAGGTTACTTCAGAAAAAAGTGTGATACTTCCTAAGTTTAAGACTAAGTGAAATGTGTGCTTGAGTTAGaaagtacttttttttccctttctggctGGGTAGCTGTAAaaaggatgtatgtgtgtgtgtgtgttgagaggtGGGACAgggagatggtgtgtgtgtgtgttgaggcgGGGCAGGgatgtgtgattgtgtgtgttgagaggtggggcaggggtgtcCTCAAAGGATAAAGTCTAAGCTGATTCAGAAGCCTGCAACTGAAGAACACAGCTTTTGGGAGGGCAGGGAAAAATTACCACTTGAACCGAGCAATGCATGAGCCTCGTTCTGGTTCTCACATGTACAAGTTCAGTGAACATGGGATTGAGATCAGGACTGCCTGTACTTAAGCTGATCATTAAGAGTGATGACTCTAGCTTTGGTACTGAGGAAGAGaccagacacacagacataacGCACAGCAAAGAATAGTTACAGTCCCCTTTCATGCACCAATAAATAACACAATCCACTTATCAAAATGCCAAAGCAAACGTGGGAGAGAAAATTTTCATGTATATTCAGGATTaaactttctaattttaaattactAGACTTCAGCTGTAAATTTATTTCAGATGAAAGGTTTGGAAAGATTATTAATCTTCCAAAAGCCTGGACGGTGTtcaaaaaattaacataataaaaaaaagtccTGCTGTCGCCATGACAAAAATCATAGGCATaaatttgttgagcacctactgtgacAGCACTGTGCTAGGTTGACTGTTACTTCTAATACGTTGTGACGTTTCAGTCTTCTCAACTTCTTTATCATCTCTTACAATGTTCATTCATAACTCTTTATTATTCGCAACACAGCTCAGTTGTATTCCCTCAAGTTGGTCCCAAAGACATTTCCTCGTttgaaggaggggaggaggggagagcgAAGTCTCTACTGAATATTGAAGACGTGACCTTCTTGGTATTTGTGCTGGTATCTACGTGGTCTTTCAGAAATCCCTGAACTTGTACGCAGTTCGAGATAAAATCGCCATCCATCACCTGCCAAGACCACACCTGCCAGCCCTCGTTTCACGCCATAAGTTTCTGCACAGCGACCGCTGCCCACCCAGATACTAAATTGTGGCCTGTTAACACCTTAACTCTTAAGTCTGGGGGCCTCGGATCTGGCCGATGTACTAGGGGGTGGGAGGCCGCAGGGCGGACGTGGCCGCAGGGAGGAGGGCGCGGCCTGGGGGCGGAGGCGGCCGAGGTGACAGCAGGTGAGCGCCCAGCGCGCAGGAGGAAGTGAGACAGGCCGGCGTGGGGATTACTCATTCCGCTTCACCGCCGAGGTGGCTCGCAAGCGGAACTTCTCGCCCTTCTTTCGGTCCAGCTGAACTTCTACCTCGTTGAAGTCACTTCCCACCCCCGGTTTGCTCGCGGGCGGGGGGCGAGGGGGGAACCGTGCGTCCGAGGAGAGGCAGGGAGTCCGACGTGCGGGGTCAGGTAGTCTCGGGGCGCCGCGTGTCCCGAACCAGCCGCCCGCCGctcccctgcccgccccccgATTGCGGGGCATCCCCGGGCGGCCGGGGTTGCGTGAACCGCCACCCCCCGAACCCGCCCCCCGTAAGGCCGAAGGAAGACAGGTCGATCCCGCCACTCCGGGGGCGGCTCCGAGGGCACGGGATGCCGGCGAGAATCAGCTAGACCCGAACGTGCCCCTGGCGGCCGCAGCGGGTGTGGCCAGTTCAGAGCTCCTATTTTACCTTTCTCGGCTCCGACGGCCAGTCGCCCTTCGGACCACGTCCGCACGGTTCCCCCgcgcccccaccccgccacccccacccgcGACACCTGGAGGAAACTTTTTCCTCGCCCCTCCATGCAAACTCAGCTGCTCCCCCGTCTGCCGCAAACCATCCTCTCCCTAGCAACAAGGTTCCGGCCGTAGAGCGAGTGGCTCTAGGTGTAAGGAAGGTGATGTCGTAAAGCCGCGAGTGTCGTAAACCAGGtgcggtggggaggggggaggggtggaggcggaggggcggggggggggggaagggggagggagggagggggaggaggtgaCTCGAGCATTTAGACACAAGCGAGAGGATCATGGCGGATGGCCCCAGGTGTAAGCGCAGAAAGCAGGCGAACCCGCGGCGCAATAACGGTGAGTGGCGGAGGGGACCGGGGAGCGGCGGAGTCAGGGGGAGCCGGGCGGCCGGTGCGCCCCCAAGGGCGAGGGGGGCGAGCTGGGCTGGGGGCGGCCGGGCAGGGACGGGCCAAGTGGAGTGGGAAAGTAGAAAGTAGTGCTCTCTGCCCCCCtccgggccgccgccgccggagCCGCGCCGCGGCCGCCCGCTCTCCCTGAACCGTTATGTCTCTTACCTGGTCTCTCCGCCTAGCGGCTCCCGCCGCCCCTGCCGCCTCGCTGGACCGttagccgccgccgccgccgcatcCCCGGcgcaggcgggcgggcgggcggccggGACGCGGCGCCCACTTTTCTGGGCTCGGGGGGGAGCGGCTGTTGCTTCTTTCCGCACTTTTTCCCCACTCTTGTGCCCCCTCggcgcccccctccccgcctcctcgGCGCCCTCGGCGTTTCGTCCCCGCGGCGCCGAGGCCCCGGAGCCGAGGAACTAACTTGTGCCCGGCGCTTGTCCGTGCAGAGTGGCTTCCGCGAGCAGCGGCCCCGCCGGCGCGGTGGCTCGGGCCCCGCGGCTTGGCCGGGCGGGCGGGCCGGGCTGCGGGCGCGCGGCGGCGGGACGCGGCGGCCGCGGGCTGCGTGTCGTCCGTGCGCGCGTGTGCGCGGAGCGCGCGGCTGGCGGACGGGCCAGGCCGGTGGCGGTAAAGTTGGGAGCGGCCGGCGAGGCGCGCTCGGCGCGGGACGGGGCTTCACGGTCCTCGGGGTGGGGTGCGGATCCCTTAAGCGCCCCGAGCGCGGTCCGTGTCCCGCGGGGAgccggcgggcggggcgggcgcgAAGCCGCGGCCGTGGGAGCCGTGGGGGGTGTGTGTAGGGGGCGGCAGCGGCGGGTTGGCAGAGTTGTTACCTGGTCTCGGGACCGGGAAGCACCGCAGACAGGTCCCCCCGCCCGGGAGGACGCCTCCTCCGCGCGGGGATGGGCTGCCGAGCGTGCGCCTCCCTTGTTCTCTTTCGGTTTGGGGAAGTTGTTACCTGGGCCGGACGCGCGGGGCGTGAAACCGGCGAAGGGAGCTTGGACGGCGCTCGGGATCTCGGGTGGAaggagtgtgggggaggggggcggccgGACCGACGGACGCAGGGCGCCGCTGcccgagcggcggcggcggccgccgcCGGGTTTACTGAGTGCTGATGCTGCGCGGGGAggggcgcgcacacacacaccccccccatcTGCCTGGTGTGAGagtttagaaaaataacaataataacggGAGAGCGAGAGAGCGAGCCCCGAACATGTGTTGGTGGGTTGCACAGTCGCCCTTTGCGGTGGGGAGAGACGGTGGAAGTTGGTTGCATTTCTGCTTATCTGGGGGGCGATGCTGCGCCCGCCTGCCCGCCCGCTCCGCGGCGACCGTCTGCTGGTGGGTATTGTCTGGACAGTTCCTGCGGCGACAGGGCCGAGGCCGGAGCGCGGCCCCCGCCCGCCGGGTACCTGTTTGGAGAATAATGGGCGGCTACGGCCCTGCCGCTGGCTGCGGCCGAGTCTATATAAGGAATTGCACGGATCTAGCGGACCGAGGGGCTCGTATGGGTTCCTGCGTTATTTTTAAAACGAGTTTCCGAGAGTAGGGAAATAAATGCGCCTGGAACGGGATCGCCGTATCCTCCAGAAAATGAGGAAATACGGGTTTAAGTCAAAACTCTCCGGCGCtcgccccacccccaggcccgggctccctttctccctcccctccgGGATGCGAAACGCGAGGTTTTGTAACCTTTCCTGGCAATTTTAGATTTTGTGTGGGATTTCCTGTCTAGCAGCAGATACGGAGGTTTTTAGGCGGTTTCAAGATGTAAACGTAATTTTAATGTATTCGAGCCGACATTGAAACCGCCGCTTTCGTGAACGGTATTAGTTACCCAAATacacatttgcattttaaagacGTCTGTTAAGTGATGATCGATAACTAATATTTGGCGTCCTCGTTGTGGAGAGATGACTTGTTACGGCCAGGAGCGGAGCACAGGCTATTGcaattttaatttcctgttttagCGTCAAACAGTGTGTGTGCTATATtgagctgttgctgctgttgctgatgTGGCTTTATGAAAGGTAAGTTGGTCTGGAAAGGGCTGTTCGCGTTTTACCTTATTTAAAATGTTCATCGCCAGAGAAAGGGGCTTTTCTTGTTGCTGACGACATGTGTGTGACATGTGAGTCTGAACCACCCAGCGTCTGTGCAGCTGCTGTAAACATGTTTACCTGAGCAGGAAAGGATGGATTTTTCTTCTAAAGATCCTGGGATGTGACTATTACACCCATCAGGCATATCAACAGATGACTTAAGGGGAAAAAGCGATCCTGAAAGGTACTTGAAATCAACAGGAAAGAGAGCTGTTGGATCGCTGCAGCAAATGGCAACTTGTGCAGGTAGAAAAAAGATGGTGTTTAGTTTTTCTCCTGCATGTATGTCAGCCCCCTCCTGTCTGCTGCTTTCATTCTCAAGGGAGGGATTTATTTATCACGTTTGCTGTCAgtgtttttcctttgtgtttaatattagaaaaacagATTTGGGGATGTTTAGCACAAAACGTCTTGTCTGCAGTGAGCATTACTCCCAGAAAACAAAAGGTGTTTCAGATAGCAGTGTGCTACTACAGGTATCTTCCATTTTCATCACTTTTGGCTCcatccttgtatttctttttgttctcagATGCATTTCATCCATTGCTGATTATTACAGCCACGCTATTTGATTAAGCCTCCTgatttgcaaattaaaaatgaagttacACGCCATTGTGTTGTGAAACCTCAGGATAGGTGCTGGTTAGGATTTCTTAGCAACGCAATCATATGTAAGTTGCAGTTGTTTACTGGAGAGAATCGCTTGGAAAAAATGTTAACTCTTAAATCTTtttaatgaaggaataaatgatgTGATGTATACAGTAGGAGATAGTCATGGAGGTACTTTATGCtgtaatttatatgtaaataatgttttgttcattttgaaataaGGCATGCAGATTTTCTGCTCAGCCtccagtaaaatattttaatttcttctctggAATATATCTGCAGAGTAGGATATTAATGGGAGCATCAAGTAATGTGACTTGACAGGGGTAGACCAGTTGAGCAAGGTTTGAGGAAAGCATCAAACCTTATGTAGTAACTTTATGGTAATGATGTTAGTGGCATTAGAATggcttaaattgtttttttttttttttaccatttataaTGTCATGCTTTGCTGTATTTTCAAAATCTGTGTTCTCATTTTCCACTTCTCTTtgtggttactttttttttttcttgagaagtGTACTCTAGTCACTAATGACTAACACTGATTAATTCACCCTGGATGGACTAGCAGGTACATATCTTCTGTCATTTGCATTTCTGCTTGCTGTCTTTGGAAACCACCAGTAGAGGATGCTAACAAAAATGATTATTGCTTTAGTATTACCATAAACCTGTCGTATCTCCTGTTGATTTGAGACCTCTGCTTTGATAGGGACCTTCGATGTAATTCTGGGTCTTAACTGTTATTTAAAACTAGCCCTAGGTAAGTTAGGCATAAGCATTTTCTAGGCTGCCAGGACTGGAAAGAAGTAGGATTGTTTAGGTTCCTATCAATTTAGTCTTGCTTTAGACCAGTTGTATTACTGCTATCTTAAAGTTTTATGTTGGTAGGTTTGGAGAAGAATATGTAATGATTTGtccatatttattttacataattactATATTTTTTAACTCTCTTTTTCATTCATAGTAAGATCTTGGAATATATACtttaagacattaaaaatgtAAGTGGTTGGATATAgtaagaaaatttgaaattggTGATACtgtgtaattattttttcatactttatGTAGACTTAAACTATACATGGATTGGCAGACAACTTCTGAAGAAGGTATTAAACAGCAGTTACTCAGATGTTACTGATTTTTAGATTTTGTCTTTCCCGCCTCTTCTATTTAAGATTCAGAATCAGatagtatataaattttaaattgatcAACTGAAAATTAAGGAATGTACAtttgttttgaagttttaaattcatttaaaaatctctgcAGCTTATTAATTAGTATGCTTGTATTCAAAGAATTCTTTCCAACAAATGTATATTGATATAACTTATATTGCACAAGATTCAATGTATTTATATCTTTTTGGCCTGTGTCTACATAATTATGTTAATGTAACTGTAAACTTTTGGAATTCCTACTTAGGTCAAatgtcatgaatatttatttccgTAATTACTTTTAATGGTTTCTCTATTAATGCACCAACACCATTACCTTAATGCAATTGTAATACTCTTTTATCTTGAATTGTAGGAATTCAGGTAGGAATTACCTGAATTATCAGGTAAACTTGTGTGAATTTCTCATTTTAGGTTGTCATAGTTCTTcaagagtgtgtgtttgtgtgtattgtTTCACATTTCCTGACATAGTTCTTGAGATTGGTGTTCTACCAATTCCTAGGGCTCAACAGTGAATAgttttggtttacttttttttttttaaacgaacTAAGGAACTTCACCAGGAAGCCATGACATGTACAGTTGTAGCGTGGAGTAAAACTTAAACTATCTTATAAATTGGAAGCATCAATCACTTGTTAAAATGACTCTGATATAAAAACATATGGAATATTTGGTTAggactttctcttctttcttgtagacagtattttttaaaatgccatacCCTGTGTTTTCAATTTTGATAGCTTTGAAGCATATGGTAAGAAAGTTCTATCAAATCGGAAATGATACATTTGAAATAACAGCATAATTATTTCTCCtggatgtgtttttatttttttctctttttttgctttcCCTTGTATAAATCACTTATAAGCGTGTGATTAGAGCCAGATGTAAACAGAGATGCAGTATGATGTGGAATTGTATTACTAGCTACTCTTAACTACTTGTCGTGAATTACAGAAGAGGtaaagaaaaatcacacagaTTTTGGAAGAAGATATGCGTTAATGTGCAAAAGTGCAGTGAGAGGTTAGAGGACTTGATGAAATGATAGTAGTATTTAGGCGTGAAAAAggggaagaagccctggagaaggaaatagcaactcactccagtgttgctgccttggaaattccatggataggggagcctggtgggctgtggtccatggggccgcaagagtGGGACCTGACTTAGGGAcgaaaccatcaccaccatcacaatCCTTGCAGTATGATCACTAGTTTATggggagaaatgtctcttcatttCCAACAGACCTATCAGCTAAGTAAAATTAAAGTTCATTATTgacataaaatgtaaatttttaaaattaaagtgccttaattaggaaataaaatgcaatatattaaaaatgatatataaagtgaaaatacTTTTTGAAAGACTATGTTATGCGTATAACTGGCTAAATAATAGCTAAAAAAGGTGTattaaaagtggaaaataaatggATATACCCAGAGTAGGAAAAGTTTTGCAGCAACCTTGGTTAAAATGAAATGGGACCTACTGTACAAGCTTTGCTATAGGAAATCATCTTTCCTTTGGATGAGACAGtggcttttttcttattttttccagttttactgagatgtaaTAGACGCATAACACTGCaggtttaaggtgtacaatgtgataaTTTGATACACATGTGTATTGCAGCGTGTTTACCAcagtaaggttagttaacacatccttcacctcacataattaccagTTTGTTGCTGTCATGATGAGAACATTCAACCTCTACTCtcatagcaactttcaagtacagTGTACAGTACTGTTAACCAACCGTCAGTTCCCCGAATTTCTTCGtgttataattggaagtttgtccCTTTGACAAACATCCCTGTGGAACAGTGCTTGAAGAATGATAGCTGTAAAGGAAACATTCTTAGGGCATTGGTTTTACCAAATACAGTTTTTAAGTATGTTGTGTGCATGACGGGGGTGGTTTGTGCTGCTGGTTAGTCTGAAACTGGGTGTCTTGAAAGTATGGAAGTAACTTAAATAGCAAGAGGCCCTCTAGAAGATTGtgttcagagaaaaaaattaatgtttacaaCCCACTTCCattaattttgttaaaacatACTTTGGAGAATATCATTGGGGTGTAGATAAATTGAAAGATTCCAAAAGTATCAGCCAAATAAAAGTATTCAAGTCCATGCTTGTGTTAATAGCTATGAAATGTTATTagattctttattctttctctaagAAGTTATTTTCCTCTCGtttatttcttcaaacattttcttGGTATTTAATAGAGGTCCCCTGTAGACACAGAGAATGTAGTTAATTGTCCACGTACATGTTTGTCCTGTAGTCAACTCTGTGGATTCCTGAGACTTGATGTGCGGGCTTTGGAGTCTACACTGTAGCTGTTGGTGGAAGACCTCGTAGCGTGGCGGCCTGGGGGACCTGCAGGAACAACTGTATCTGTGCTGGAATTATTAGGAACAGATGTTTCGTGACCTCTTAATTcccactccccttcccccaccccttccccatccATATTTAAACTTCAGTGTGGATGAAGATAAATATGGGAGTGATGTCAATTTCTCATGTTTATTATTGTATTCTAAAAATATTGCAAGAtgtcccttttctcttttaatatgttCCAGTTTGAGAATTTTAGGCATATTCTAA is a genomic window of Bos mutus isolate GX-2022 chromosome 13, NWIPB_WYAK_1.1, whole genome shotgun sequence containing:
- the LOC138990556 gene encoding transcriptional regulatory protein AlgP-like, which produces MQMCIWVTNTVHESGGFNPLGPLDPCNSLYRLGRSQRQGRSRPLFSKQVPGGRGPRSGLGPVAAGTVQTIPTSRRSPRSGRAGGRSIAPQISRNATNFHRLSPPQRATVQPTNTCSGLALSLSRYYCYFSKLSHQADGGGVCVRAPPRAASALSKPGGGRRRRSGSGALRPSVRPPPSPTLLPPEIPSAVQAPFAGFTPRASGPGNNFPKPKENKGGARSAAHPRAEEASSRAGGPVCGASRSRDQVTTLPTRRCRPLHTPPTAPTAAASRPPRPPAPRGTRTALGALKGSAPHPEDREAPSRAERASPAAPNFTATGLARPPAARSAHTRARTTRSPRPPRPAAARPQPGPPARPSRGARATAPAGPLLAEATLHGQAPGTS